The Halalkalicoccus sp. NIPERK01 genome window below encodes:
- a CDS encoding M20/M25/M40 family metallo-hydrolase, with translation MNEITAVIDDRLSAYQSDLFELLAQPSISATGEGMERCAELLLSVLDGYQFDRVQRIETSRYPLVYAERGGDESLPTVTFYGHYDVQPPGAQDDWESPAFEPTIRNDSIYARGAGDNKGQFLTHVFAIDALNRAGSDLEVNVKLVIEGGEESGSRGLIEYLSDAPTELGGTDLVYVADGPMHASRRPTLIYGNRGILSYQLDLETANADLHSGNFGGPIPNAANELIAVVSSMFDGDEVTIEGFHEDVAISAADRELVAGIPVDEEALKGDLGISEFATDDPYYERLLLKPTLTINGLSSGYEGEGKKTIIPHRATAKLDSRLVPNQDPERVFKRITDHVKRENPNVEVTKMGSFPPMKTPLDTPAATPLTTALTEVWGVEPVEMPLLGGSLPAAYFRTELNVPVLVVPYANPDQGNHSPNEHLDLDCFRNGIETTAQFLQRAPNTEEL, from the coding sequence ATGAATGAGATAACAGCCGTGATAGATGACCGGCTCTCGGCGTACCAATCCGACCTGTTCGAACTATTGGCCCAACCGAGCATCAGTGCGACAGGGGAAGGGATGGAACGCTGCGCGGAGCTGTTGCTGTCGGTGCTCGACGGATACCAGTTCGATCGAGTCCAGCGGATCGAGACGAGTAGGTACCCGCTCGTCTACGCCGAACGCGGTGGTGACGAGTCGCTACCGACGGTCACGTTCTATGGACACTACGACGTACAACCACCGGGGGCTCAGGACGACTGGGAGTCGCCAGCGTTCGAACCGACGATCCGCAATGACTCGATATATGCTCGTGGGGCTGGGGATAACAAAGGCCAGTTCCTCACACATGTCTTCGCGATCGACGCGTTGAATCGCGCCGGCAGTGATCTCGAGGTCAACGTCAAACTGGTGATCGAGGGCGGCGAGGAAAGCGGGAGTCGTGGCCTGATTGAGTACCTCAGTGACGCTCCAACGGAGCTTGGGGGCACGGACCTCGTTTACGTCGCGGATGGACCAATGCACGCGTCACGGCGACCGACCCTCATCTACGGTAATCGGGGAATCCTCTCCTACCAGCTCGATCTCGAAACGGCGAACGCAGACTTGCATTCGGGCAACTTCGGGGGGCCAATCCCGAATGCGGCCAACGAGCTGATCGCTGTCGTCTCCTCGATGTTCGATGGTGATGAAGTGACGATCGAGGGATTCCACGAAGACGTCGCTATTTCGGCTGCGGATCGCGAACTGGTTGCGGGCATTCCGGTTGATGAGGAGGCTCTGAAGGGAGATCTCGGAATCAGCGAATTTGCCACCGATGATCCGTATTACGAACGGCTGCTGTTGAAGCCAACGTTGACTATCAATGGCCTCTCGAGTGGCTACGAAGGTGAAGGGAAGAAGACGATTATCCCCCACCGAGCGACCGCTAAGCTCGACTCCCGGCTCGTGCCGAATCAGGACCCCGAGCGAGTTTTTAAGCGGATCACCGACCATGTCAAGCGTGAGAATCCCAACGTTGAGGTAACGAAGATGGGGTCGTTTCCGCCGATGAAGACCCCACTTGACACGCCAGCGGCGACACCACTCACGACGGCCCTCACGGAGGTGTGGGGTGTAGAGCCAGTCGAAATGCCATTACTGGGAGGCAGTCTTCCCGCGGCATATTTCCGAACCGAACTGAACGTTCCAGTGCTGGTCGTCCCGTATGCGAATCCTGATCAAGGGAATCATTCGCCGAATGAGCACCTTGACTTGGACTGTTTCCGGAACGGAATCGAGACGACTGCACAGTTCCTGCAGCGGGCCCCCAATACTGAGGAACTCTAA
- a CDS encoding creatininase family protein, giving the protein MIELRSKLLEELTWVEIESAINRGVKTVLVPAGSVEQHGPHLGILKDAAWAEAIGVEVAKDLGDAVVAPVIRPGCSDHHMGFSGTISYRPETLMRVLEDYCRSLDSHGFDHIVLFSLHGGNFPAMNAILPSIADEADAQIITLLDKELLIDPLMASLAQMDIPSKARGHGGAAVTASVLHLRPDLVLEEEFTPGFTGNVSTSKLMTNGLDEVTELGHMGDPTYATPELGKEVTTRLVSAFSERIRTERGDSHE; this is encoded by the coding sequence ATGATAGAACTTAGATCGAAGTTGCTGGAGGAGTTGACATGGGTAGAAATCGAATCGGCGATCAACCGCGGGGTGAAGACAGTCCTCGTTCCCGCTGGATCCGTCGAACAGCACGGGCCACACCTCGGAATCCTGAAAGACGCCGCCTGGGCCGAAGCTATCGGGGTGGAGGTGGCAAAGGATCTCGGTGATGCAGTTGTTGCCCCCGTCATCCGACCAGGATGCTCGGACCACCACATGGGTTTCAGCGGGACCATCAGTTACCGACCGGAAACACTGATGCGTGTGCTAGAGGACTACTGTCGGAGCCTCGACTCCCATGGCTTCGACCATATCGTTCTGTTTTCGCTCCACGGCGGGAACTTCCCAGCAATGAATGCGATCCTACCGTCCATCGCGGACGAGGCCGATGCACAGATCATCACGCTACTCGATAAGGAGCTACTAATCGACCCGTTGATGGCAAGTTTGGCTCAAATGGACATCCCCTCCAAAGCTCGAGGACACGGTGGTGCGGCAGTGACTGCATCCGTATTGCATCTGCGTCCGGATCTCGTGCTCGAAGAGGAGTTCACACCGGGATTCACTGGTAACGTTTCGACATCGAAACTGATGACGAACGGCCTCGATGAGGTGACGGAATTGGGCCATATGGGTGATCCGACTTATGCGACACCCGAACTCGGAAAAGAGGTGACGACTCGACTCGTGAGCGCGTTTTCCGAGCGTATTCGAACCGAACGAGGTGATTCCCATGAATGA
- a CDS encoding ABC transporter ATP-binding protein, whose translation MSDRREVVPEEAKLAVENLVKHFPVNEGIVSRLFNRGDREYVHAVDGVTLSVKEGETFGLAGESGCGKTTLGKTAIRLHDPTSGHIYFDGTDISEFTADELFDFRREAQIIHQDPYQSLNPKWTVYRWVKEPLDVHDIGTPEERANKVYETLENAGLRPAQAYAEEYPSELSGGERQRVGIARALALDPSFLLADEPASMLDVSIRASILDLFERLQKEFGLTAVYISHDLSLLKHMCDRIGVMYAGKLVEVGPTESIISDPKHPYTQALVGSMPIIDPDIDREPVELEGEVPDLTETMNRCRFYDRCPEAMPHCTNGEPPMFPVDEGRHARCVLYDEYATETAETTKSI comes from the coding sequence ATGAGTGACAGACGCGAGGTTGTCCCTGAGGAGGCCAAACTCGCTGTCGAGAACCTTGTCAAGCACTTCCCTGTTAACGAAGGCATCGTTTCTCGGCTCTTCAACCGCGGGGATCGGGAATACGTTCACGCCGTGGATGGCGTCACCCTCTCGGTGAAAGAGGGTGAGACGTTTGGTCTGGCAGGCGAGTCAGGGTGCGGCAAGACGACTCTCGGAAAAACAGCGATCCGTCTCCACGATCCAACAAGTGGACACATCTACTTCGACGGGACAGATATAAGCGAATTCACCGCCGATGAACTGTTTGATTTCCGTCGAGAGGCACAGATCATTCATCAAGATCCGTATCAGTCACTGAATCCCAAGTGGACTGTCTATCGGTGGGTGAAGGAACCACTCGATGTCCATGATATCGGAACACCGGAGGAGCGAGCGAACAAAGTCTACGAGACCCTTGAAAACGCCGGCCTCCGGCCAGCACAGGCGTACGCTGAGGAATATCCCTCGGAACTGAGCGGGGGAGAGCGCCAGCGGGTTGGTATCGCACGCGCGCTGGCACTGGATCCTTCATTCCTTCTCGCAGACGAGCCGGCGAGCATGCTCGACGTGAGTATCCGAGCGAGTATTCTCGATCTCTTCGAGAGGCTCCAAAAGGAGTTCGGACTTACGGCCGTGTACATCAGCCACGACCTATCACTATTAAAACATATGTGTGACCGGATCGGTGTCATGTACGCTGGAAAACTCGTTGAGGTCGGCCCGACGGAGAGTATAATTTCCGATCCAAAACACCCGTACACGCAGGCTCTGGTCGGCTCGATGCCGATTATTGATCCCGATATCGATCGTGAACCTGTCGAGCTAGAAGGAGAGGTCCCAGACTTGACAGAGACAATGAACCGGTGTCGGTTTTACGATCGATGTCCAGAGGCGATGCCACACTGTACGAATGGAGAACCACCCATGTTCCCTGTTGACGAGGGTCGACACGCACGATGTGTTCTCTACGATGAATACGCTACTGAGACGGCTGAAACAACGAAATCGATATGA
- a CDS encoding ABC transporter ATP-binding protein, with product MTLVRIDGLKTYYRTEGGNVAAVDGVSLSVSPNETLGLVGESGSGKTTVAKSIIRLLPDNGEIVEGTIEYRGKDITEMSMQEVRRDLRWKEISMIPQNAMNGFDPVHTVCDQIVEVIRAHESDTSKAEARARAEELFEKLGLDRDRIDDYPHQFSGGMAQRAMIALALAVNPAVVLADEPTTALDVVIQDRILQTISELQEEFNTAMILITHDMSVVSETCDRIAVMYGGRVVECADADTIIRNPRHPYTLGLRNAFPDITADSQELISIPGTPPELTDPDEGCRFAPRCPFAEDQCWEETPEPEEFESGHVVECHRADETELLREEASKRETWQKLRTRTKEAASDGGNNE from the coding sequence ATGACGCTAGTACGCATTGATGGACTGAAGACGTACTATCGAACAGAGGGGGGCAACGTCGCCGCGGTGGACGGTGTGTCTCTATCGGTGTCCCCCAACGAGACGCTCGGGCTCGTTGGAGAGAGTGGCAGTGGCAAAACGACCGTTGCTAAATCGATCATTCGACTCCTCCCGGACAACGGGGAGATCGTCGAGGGAACGATCGAGTATCGGGGAAAGGACATCACGGAGATGTCGATGCAGGAGGTCCGGCGAGACCTTCGTTGGAAGGAAATCTCGATGATTCCGCAGAACGCGATGAACGGGTTCGACCCCGTTCATACCGTCTGCGACCAGATCGTCGAGGTGATTCGGGCCCATGAATCTGACACGTCCAAAGCCGAGGCTCGAGCACGGGCAGAGGAGCTGTTCGAAAAGCTCGGTCTCGACCGCGACCGGATCGACGATTATCCCCACCAGTTCTCCGGAGGGATGGCTCAGCGGGCGATGATCGCGCTTGCACTGGCGGTCAATCCCGCGGTCGTCCTCGCAGATGAACCAACGACCGCACTCGACGTTGTGATTCAGGACCGGATCCTGCAGACCATCTCTGAACTCCAAGAGGAGTTCAACACCGCCATGATACTGATCACCCATGATATGTCCGTTGTCTCGGAGACCTGTGATCGGATCGCGGTGATGTATGGTGGCCGGGTTGTGGAGTGTGCTGATGCCGATACAATTATCAGGAATCCTCGCCATCCGTACACGCTTGGGCTTAGAAATGCGTTTCCAGACATAACTGCAGATTCACAGGAACTGATATCGATCCCTGGAACGCCGCCCGAGCTTACCGACCCTGACGAAGGCTGCCGGTTCGCCCCCAGATGTCCGTTCGCTGAGGACCAATGCTGGGAGGAGACACCTGAACCGGAGGAGTTCGAGAGTGGACACGTCGTTGAGTGCCATCGAGCTGACGAGACCGAACTCCTCCGCGAAGAGGCCAGCAAACGCGAGACGTGGCAGAAGCTACGTACGCGGACGAAGGAAGCTGCTTCGGATGGAGGCAACAATGAGTGA
- a CDS encoding ABC transporter permease, which yields MGTDSERTGISDSLLGGARGLAVTDRFGEQLSEIIGSLRDNRMGQAGVTILFFFVLMGLLGQYLAPHDPTTINRAADGSALRLVEPSLTHPLGTTNLGRDVASQVIVGARVSLFIGFLAAFVSVFIGVNIGLVSGYFGGWVDDGLMRLADIAYGLPFLPFVLVLVFLLGPSLWSIVIVISLILWRSTARVIRSQVLSHKQRPYVESARAIGASDLRIMYLHILPNVLPLAFLYGSFSVAWAVIAEASISFLGFGDPSMTSWGQMLFNAYTADAIRFAWWWVAPPGICIMLMVMSVFFIGRALEQVTNPELRHSE from the coding sequence ATGGGAACTGACAGCGAGCGGACTGGAATTTCCGATTCCCTTTTAGGAGGTGCTCGTGGACTGGCTGTAACTGACCGGTTTGGCGAGCAGTTGTCCGAAATTATTGGCTCATTGCGCGACAATCGGATGGGACAGGCTGGCGTGACCATCCTCTTCTTCTTCGTATTAATGGGTCTACTTGGTCAATACCTCGCCCCTCACGATCCGACCACTATCAACCGTGCTGCCGATGGCTCCGCGCTTCGACTTGTAGAGCCGTCTCTCACCCACCCATTGGGGACGACAAATCTTGGCCGCGATGTCGCATCGCAGGTCATCGTTGGTGCCCGAGTGTCACTGTTTATCGGATTCCTCGCCGCGTTCGTTTCCGTATTTATCGGTGTGAACATCGGGCTCGTTAGCGGATATTTCGGCGGATGGGTGGATGACGGCCTGATGCGTCTCGCGGATATCGCATATGGGCTGCCTTTCCTCCCCTTCGTCCTCGTGCTGGTGTTTCTCTTAGGTCCGAGCCTTTGGAGCATCGTTATCGTTATCAGCCTAATCCTCTGGCGCTCGACCGCCCGCGTAATCCGATCACAGGTTCTCAGTCACAAGCAACGCCCATACGTTGAATCAGCGCGGGCCATTGGTGCGAGTGACCTCCGCATTATGTACCTCCATATTCTTCCGAATGTGCTCCCGTTAGCCTTCCTCTATGGTTCGTTCTCGGTCGCATGGGCGGTCATCGCGGAGGCGAGCATCTCGTTCCTCGGATTCGGTGATCCAAGCATGACGTCGTGGGGCCAGATGCTCTTTAACGCCTACACGGCTGACGCTATTCGATTCGCTTGGTGGTGGGTAGCACCGCCCGGGATTTGTATCATGCTGATGGTGATGTCTGTGTTCTTCATCGGACGTGCGCTTGAGCAGGTTACCAATCCAGAACTCCGTCATTCCGAATGA